CGCCCGACAATCGTTGTCGGGGCCGGATTATGTCACTAGACTGCCCCCAAAACGGGGATAAAGCCGGGAAACCCCGGCGTCAGATCAGAGGGAAACGACCCATGCAGGGATTGATGCAGGACTGGCCGCTGCGCGTATCGACGATCATCGACCACGCCGCGCGGTTTCATGGCGACCGCGAAATCGTGACGCGCTCGGTCGAGGGGCCGATTACGCGCACCACCTACAAGGAAGTCCATCTGCGCGCCCGCAAGGTGGCGCAGGCGCTGGGCCGCCTCGGCGTGAAGGAAGGCGACATCGTCGCCACCATGGCGTGGAACACGAGCCGCCATCTCGAAGCCTGGTACGGCATCATGGGCATGGGCGCGGTCTGCCACACGCTGAACCCGCGCCTCTTCGCCGAACAGCTCGTCTACATCATCAACCACGCGGAAGACAAAATCATCTTCCTCGACCTGACCTTCGTGCCGATCCTCGAAGGCATCGCCGACAAGCTGCCCAAGGTGAAGGCCTATGTCGTGATGACCGACAAGGCGCATATGCCGGACACGAAACTCCCGAACGCGCTCTGCTTCGAGGAGATCGTGGAAGCTGAAGACGGCAACTTCAAATGGGCGGAAGTGGACGAGAACGCGGCCTGCGGCCTCTGCTACACCTCCGGCACGACGGGGAACCCCAAGGGCGTGCTCTATTCGCACCGCTCCAACGTGATCCATTCCATGGCCGCCAATATGGGCGACGCGCTCGGCATGAAATGCGCCGACGCGATCCTGCCTGTGGTGCCGATGTTCCATGCCAACGCCTGGGGCATCGCCTTTGCGGCACCCGCCGTCGGCGCGAAGATCGTCATGCCCGGCGCGCAGATGGACGGCCAGAGCATCTATGAGCTTCTCGACAAGGAGCAGGTGACGGTGACGGCGGCGGTGCCGACCGTCTGGCTGATGCTGCTGCAATATCTGGAGAAGACCGGCGCGCAACTGCCGAAGCTCGACCGTGTGGTGATCGGCGGCTCGGCCGCGCCGCGCTCGATGATCGAGGTCTTCGAGAAGAATTACGACGTGAAGGTGTTCCACGCCTGGGGCATGACGGAAATGTCGCCCATGGGCACGCTCGGCGCCTTGAAGGCCGGCATGGAAGACCTGCCGCTCGACAAGCAGATCGACGTGAAGGTGAAGCAGGGCCGCGCGATCTACACGGTCGAAATGAAGATC
Above is a window of Parvibaculum lavamentivorans DS-1 DNA encoding:
- a CDS encoding 3-(methylthio)propionyl-CoA ligase produces the protein MQGLMQDWPLRVSTIIDHAARFHGDREIVTRSVEGPITRTTYKEVHLRARKVAQALGRLGVKEGDIVATMAWNTSRHLEAWYGIMGMGAVCHTLNPRLFAEQLVYIINHAEDKIIFLDLTFVPILEGIADKLPKVKAYVVMTDKAHMPDTKLPNALCFEEIVEAEDGNFKWAEVDENAACGLCYTSGTTGNPKGVLYSHRSNVIHSMAANMGDALGMKCADAILPVVPMFHANAWGIAFAAPAVGAKIVMPGAQMDGQSIYELLDKEQVTVTAAVPTVWLMLLQYLEKTGAQLPKLDRVVIGGSAAPRSMIEVFEKNYDVKVFHAWGMTEMSPMGTLGALKAGMEDLPLDKQIDVKVKQGRAIYTVEMKITDDDGNELPSDGKAFGHLMVRGPAIAGAYLKGEGGNILDKDGWFDTGDVATIDAQGYMQITDRAKDVIKSGGEWISSIEIENLAVGHPKVTEAAVIGILHPKWDERPLLIVVPKEGENPTKEEILSYMEGKIAKWWMPDDVVFVKEIPHTATGKIQKLTLREQFKDYKLPTANAAE